A section of the Piliocolobus tephrosceles isolate RC106 chromosome 14, ASM277652v3, whole genome shotgun sequence genome encodes:
- the LOC116418446 gene encoding beta-lactoglobulin, whose amino-acid sequence MALEKGPLLLLALGLGLAGAQKALEEVPVQPDFDAQKVEGRWLTLQLAASHANLVSPADPLRLALHSIQTRDGGDMDFVLFWKGEGVCKEANITIHPTQLQGQYQGSFEGGSLHVRFVSTDYSNLILYVRFEDDEITSLWVLLARRLLEDPKWMGRYLEYVEKFHLQKAAVFNIDGPCPPPQA is encoded by the exons ATGGCCCTGGAGAAAGGCCCTCTCCTGCTGCTGGCCCTCGGCCTGGGCCTGGCGGGTGCCCAGAAGGCTCTGGAAGAAGTGCCGGTACAGCCGGACTTTGACGCGCAGAAG GTGGAGGGGCGCTGGCTCACCCTGCAGCTGGCAGCCAGCCATGCAAACCTGGTCTCTCCGGCCGACCCTCTGAGGCTTGCTCTCCACTCCATCCAGACCAGGGACGGTGGGGACATGGACTTCGTGCTGTTCTGGAA gGGAGAAGGGGTGTGTAAAGAAGCAAACATCACCATCCATCCAACCCAGTTGCAAGGCCAGTACCAAGGCTCCT TTGAGGGCGGCAGCCTGCACGTACGCTTCGTCAGCACCGACTACAGCAACCTCATTCTTTACGTGCGCTTTGAGGATGACGAGATCACCAGCCTGTGGGTGCTGCTGG CCAGAAGACTGCTGGAGGACCCCAAATGGATGGGAAGATACTTGGAGTACGTGGAGAAATTCCACCTACAGAAAGCCGCGGTCTTCAACATAGATG gcccttgtcccccaccccaagCCTAG